The following coding sequences are from one Streptomyces sp. NBC_01294 window:
- the rplI gene encoding 50S ribosomal protein L9, giving the protein MKIILTHEVSGLGTAGDVVDVKDGYARNYLVPRGFAIRWTKGGEKDVAQIRRARKIHEIATIEQANEVKAKLEGVKVRLATRAGDAGRLFGSVTPADIATAIEASGGPKVDKRRVELGSPIKTLGSYQVSVRLHADVAANVGVEVIAA; this is encoded by the coding sequence ATGAAGATCATCCTGACCCACGAGGTCTCTGGCCTCGGCACCGCCGGCGATGTCGTCGACGTGAAGGACGGTTACGCTCGCAACTACCTGGTCCCGCGTGGTTTCGCGATCCGCTGGACCAAGGGTGGCGAGAAGGACGTGGCGCAGATCCGCCGCGCCCGCAAGATCCACGAGATCGCGACCATCGAGCAGGCCAACGAGGTCAAGGCCAAGCTCGAGGGCGTGAAGGTTCGTCTGGCCACCCGTGCGGGTGACGCCGGTCGTCTCTTCGGCTCCGTGACCCCGGCCGACATCGCCACGGCGATCGAGGCTTCCGGTGGCCCGAAGGTCGACAAGCGCCGCGTCGAGCTGGGCTCCCCGATCAAGACCCTCGGTTCGTACCAGGTCTCCGTGCGTCTGCACGCTGACGTGGCCGCGAACGTGGGCGTCGAGGTCATCGCCGCCTAA
- the dnaB gene encoding replicative DNA helicase — MDDPWADSGPGDRLPARSRRNSEGRGRGDEQHDRGREGGSWDGGGGGFERVPPQDLDAEQSVLGGMLLSKDAIADVVEVLKGHDFYRPSHETIYQAILDLYAKGEPADPITVGAELTRRGEISKVGGASYLHTLVQSVPTAANAEYYAEIVHERAVLRRLVAAGTKITQMGYAADGDVDEIVNSAQAEIYAVTEQRTSEDYLPLGDIMEGALDEIEAIGSRSGQMSGVPTGFTDLDSLTNGLHPGQMIVIAARPAMGKSTLALDFARACSIKSNLPSVIFSLEMGRNEIAMRLLSAEARVALHHMRSGTMTDDDWTRLARRMPDVSAAPLYIDDSPNLSMMEIRAKCRRLKQRNDLSLVVIDYLQLMQSGGSRRPESRQQEVSDMSRNLKLLAKELEVPVIALSQLNRGPEQRTDKKPMVSDLRESGSIEQDADMVILLHREDAYEKESPRAGEADLIVAKHRNGPTATITVAFQGHYSRFVDMANT, encoded by the coding sequence ATGGACGACCCTTGGGCCGACAGCGGTCCAGGTGACCGTCTGCCCGCCCGTTCGCGCCGTAACAGTGAAGGCCGCGGCCGCGGGGACGAACAGCACGACCGGGGCCGCGAGGGCGGCTCCTGGGACGGCGGTGGCGGCGGCTTCGAGCGCGTCCCCCCGCAGGACCTCGACGCCGAGCAGTCGGTGCTCGGCGGCATGCTGCTCTCGAAGGACGCCATCGCCGACGTCGTCGAGGTCCTCAAGGGCCACGACTTCTACCGGCCCTCGCACGAGACGATCTACCAGGCCATCCTCGACCTGTACGCCAAGGGCGAGCCGGCCGACCCCATCACCGTCGGCGCCGAGCTGACCCGGCGCGGCGAGATCAGCAAGGTGGGCGGGGCCTCGTACCTGCACACGCTGGTCCAGTCCGTGCCGACGGCGGCGAACGCCGAGTACTACGCGGAGATCGTCCACGAGAGGGCCGTCCTGCGCCGCCTGGTCGCCGCCGGTACGAAGATCACACAGATGGGCTACGCGGCCGACGGCGACGTCGACGAGATCGTCAACAGCGCCCAGGCCGAGATCTACGCCGTCACCGAGCAGCGGACCTCCGAGGACTACCTGCCGCTCGGCGACATCATGGAGGGCGCCCTCGACGAGATCGAGGCGATCGGTTCGCGCAGCGGCCAGATGTCGGGCGTTCCCACCGGTTTCACGGACCTGGACTCGCTGACCAACGGCCTGCACCCCGGCCAGATGATCGTCATCGCGGCCCGTCCCGCGATGGGCAAGTCCACGCTCGCGCTGGACTTCGCCCGGGCCTGCTCCATCAAGAGCAACCTGCCGAGCGTGATCTTCTCCCTCGAAATGGGGCGCAACGAGATCGCCATGCGCCTGCTCTCGGCGGAGGCCCGCGTGGCGCTGCACCACATGCGCTCGGGCACGATGACGGACGACGACTGGACCCGGCTGGCCCGCCGGATGCCGGACGTCTCCGCCGCCCCGCTCTACATCGACGACTCCCCCAACCTGTCGATGATGGAGATCCGGGCCAAGTGCCGCCGGCTCAAGCAGCGCAACGACCTCTCGCTCGTGGTCATCGACTACCTCCAGCTGATGCAGTCGGGCGGCTCGCGCCGTCCCGAGAGCCGCCAGCAGGAGGTCTCGGACATGTCCCGAAACCTCAAGCTGCTGGCGAAGGAGCTCGAGGTCCCCGTGATCGCGCTCTCCCAGCTGAACCGTGGTCCCGAGCAGCGCACCGACAAGAAGCCGATGGTCTCCGACCTGCGTGAGTCGGGCTCGATCGAGCAGGACGCGGACATGGTGATCCTGCTGCACCGCGAGGACGCGTACGAGAAGGAGTCCCCCCGCGCGGGTGAGGCCGACCTGATCGTGGCCAAGCACCGTAACGGCCCCACGGCCACGATCACGGTGGCCTTCCAGGGTCACTATTCGCGCTTCGTGGACATGGCCAACACGTAG
- a CDS encoding MATE family efflux transporter, whose product MTQALAGPKTGPRRHDREIFALAVPAFGALVAEPLFVMTDSAIVGHLGTPQLAGLGIAAALLTTAVSVFVFLAYATTAAVSRRVGAGDLPAAIRQGMDGIWLALLLGVAVVAVVLPTAPWLISLFGASETVAPYAITYLRISSLGIPAMLMVLAATGVIRGLQDTRTPLYVAVGGFALNAGLNVALVYGADLGIAGSAWGTVVAQGAMAAAYLVVVVRGARRHGASLRPDTAGIRACAQAGAPLLVRTLSLRAILIIATAVAARLGDADIAAHQILLALWSLLAFALDALAIAGQAIIGRYLGAGDTEGAKAVCRRMVQWGIVSGIVLGLLVILARPVFIPLFTSDPAVEAVMLPALLVVALSQPVSGIVFVLDGVLMGAGDGRYLARAMLLTLAAFIPAALLVPVVGGGLTALWWAMTLMMLVRMVTLQLRARSGRWVITGATR is encoded by the coding sequence ATGACACAGGCTCTGGCAGGACCCAAGACGGGGCCGAGACGACACGACCGAGAGATATTCGCGCTCGCCGTCCCCGCCTTCGGCGCCCTCGTCGCCGAGCCCCTCTTCGTGATGACCGACAGCGCCATCGTGGGTCACCTCGGCACGCCCCAGCTGGCCGGCCTCGGCATCGCGGCCGCTCTGCTCACCACCGCGGTCAGCGTCTTCGTCTTCCTCGCCTACGCCACCACCGCGGCCGTCTCCCGCCGGGTCGGTGCGGGCGACCTGCCGGCGGCCATCCGGCAGGGCATGGACGGCATCTGGCTCGCCCTCCTGCTCGGCGTGGCCGTCGTCGCCGTGGTGCTGCCCACGGCGCCCTGGCTGATCTCCCTCTTCGGGGCCTCCGAGACCGTCGCGCCGTACGCGATCACCTATCTCCGGATCTCCTCCCTCGGCATCCCGGCCATGCTCATGGTCCTGGCCGCCACCGGGGTCATCCGCGGCCTCCAGGACACCCGCACCCCGCTCTACGTCGCCGTCGGCGGCTTCGCCCTCAACGCGGGCCTGAACGTTGCCCTCGTCTACGGTGCGGACCTCGGCATCGCCGGCTCCGCCTGGGGCACGGTCGTCGCCCAGGGCGCCATGGCCGCCGCCTACCTGGTCGTGGTCGTCCGCGGAGCCCGCCGGCACGGCGCCTCCCTGCGCCCCGACACCGCGGGAATCCGGGCCTGCGCCCAGGCCGGCGCGCCCCTGCTGGTCCGCACCCTGTCCCTGCGCGCCATCCTGATCATCGCGACCGCCGTGGCCGCCCGGCTCGGCGACGCCGACATCGCCGCCCACCAGATCCTGCTCGCCCTGTGGAGCCTGCTCGCCTTCGCCCTGGACGCCCTCGCGATCGCCGGGCAGGCGATCATCGGCCGCTACCTGGGCGCGGGTGACACCGAGGGCGCCAAGGCAGTCTGCCGCCGCATGGTGCAGTGGGGCATCGTGTCGGGCATCGTGCTCGGGCTGCTGGTCATCCTGGCCCGCCCGGTGTTCATTCCGCTGTTCACCAGCGATCCGGCGGTCGAGGCGGTCATGCTGCCCGCCCTGCTGGTCGTGGCCCTCTCCCAGCCCGTCTCCGGCATCGTCTTCGTGCTCGACGGGGTCCTCATGGGCGCGGGCGACGGCCGCTACCTGGCCCGGGCGATGCTCCTGACGCTCGCCGCGTTCATCCCGGCCGCTCTCCTCGTACCGGTCGTCGGCGGCGGCCTGACGGCACTCTGGTGGGCCATGACGCTGATGATGCTGGTCCGGATGGTCACCCTCCAGCTGCGTGCCCGCTCGGGCCGGTGGGTGATCACGGGAGCCACCCGCTGA
- a CDS encoding serine hydrolase domain-containing protein encodes MDELSEDLELLPATRRALRHRIAVAQSEGRAPSVVAAVLRGGEVVWEGSRTSVEGHGPDGDVQYRIGSISKTFTAVLVMRLRDEGLLGLADPLEKHLPGTGVGEVTIAQLLAHTAGLAAETPGEWWERTPGGLRPELVDVLGDEPLRHAPGSRHHYSNPGYTLLGSLVEALRGKSWEEVLEAEVLEPLGLERTSGRPKAPHAGGWAVHPWADVMMPEPLEDLGLMAPAGQLWSTTRDLARFADFLMRGDERVLGADSVREMRTSAAPPEPGFAECGYGLGMQLMAQGERRLAGHSGSLPGFVAGLWLSEADDVAAVVLANCTSGLPASTVAADLVALVAQAEPRFPRPWRPFTEADQVPLEVCGPWYWGTSAQAVRLTADGSLELGPVGATGRAARFRAEPDGTWTGLTGYYAGETLRAVRRADGSVSHLDLASFVFTREPYDAQAPVPGGVDPQGWRGIG; translated from the coding sequence ATGGATGAGCTTTCTGAGGACCTGGAACTTCTCCCGGCCACCCGGCGTGCGCTGAGGCACCGGATCGCCGTCGCGCAGAGCGAAGGGCGGGCGCCCTCCGTGGTGGCCGCCGTCCTGCGGGGCGGGGAGGTGGTCTGGGAGGGCTCCCGGACCTCCGTCGAGGGGCACGGTCCGGACGGGGACGTCCAGTACCGGATCGGGTCGATCAGCAAGACCTTCACCGCCGTCCTGGTGATGCGCCTGCGGGACGAGGGGCTGCTCGGGCTCGCGGATCCGCTGGAGAAGCACCTGCCGGGGACCGGTGTCGGCGAGGTGACCATCGCTCAACTGCTGGCCCACACCGCCGGGCTGGCGGCGGAAACGCCCGGCGAGTGGTGGGAGCGCACCCCCGGTGGGCTGCGGCCCGAGCTCGTCGACGTGCTGGGGGACGAGCCGCTGCGGCACGCGCCGGGGAGCAGGCACCACTACTCCAACCCCGGTTACACGCTGCTGGGTTCGCTGGTTGAGGCGCTGCGCGGGAAGTCGTGGGAAGAGGTGCTGGAGGCCGAGGTACTGGAGCCGCTGGGGCTGGAGCGTACGAGCGGACGGCCGAAGGCCCCGCATGCCGGCGGCTGGGCGGTGCATCCGTGGGCGGACGTGATGATGCCCGAGCCGCTGGAGGACCTGGGGCTGATGGCTCCGGCCGGTCAGCTGTGGTCCACGACAAGGGACTTGGCGCGGTTCGCGGACTTCCTGATGCGTGGGGACGAGCGGGTGCTGGGCGCGGACTCCGTACGGGAGATGCGCACGTCGGCAGCGCCCCCGGAGCCGGGCTTCGCCGAATGCGGCTACGGGCTCGGGATGCAGCTGATGGCCCAGGGCGAGCGCCGGTTGGCGGGGCACAGCGGATCGCTGCCCGGGTTCGTCGCGGGGCTGTGGCTGAGCGAGGCGGACGACGTGGCGGCGGTGGTGCTGGCGAACTGCACCTCGGGACTGCCGGCCTCGACGGTGGCCGCGGACCTGGTGGCGCTCGTCGCGCAGGCCGAGCCGCGCTTCCCGCGGCCGTGGCGGCCGTTCACGGAGGCCGACCAGGTGCCGTTGGAGGTGTGCGGGCCCTGGTACTGGGGGACTTCGGCACAGGCGGTGCGGCTCACGGCGGACGGATCGCTGGAGCTGGGTCCGGTCGGCGCGACGGGGCGTGCCGCGCGCTTCCGAGCGGAGCCGGACGGCACCTGGACGGGTCTGACCGGGTACTACGCGGGGGAGACGCTGCGGGCGGTGCGCCGCGCCGACGGCTCGGTGAGCCACCTCGACCTGGCGTCCTTCGTGTTCACGCGGGAGCCGTACGACGCCCAGGCCCCGGTGCCCGGCGGGGTGGACCCGCAGGGCTGGCGGGGCATCGGCTGA
- a CDS encoding GNAT family N-acetyltransferase: MSDTPGLAIRPATEADLPAIVAMLADDPLGATRESPQDLAPYRAALARLTGDPNQHLVVAVRADRVVGTLQLTIVPGLSRKGATRSIIEGVRVHADERGSGLGTRFIEWAVEKSRAEECSLVQLTSDVTRTDAHRFYERLGFTASHVGFKLQL, encoded by the coding sequence GTGTCCGACACCCCCGGCCTGGCCATCCGGCCCGCCACCGAGGCCGATCTGCCGGCCATCGTCGCCATGCTGGCCGACGATCCGCTCGGCGCCACCCGCGAGTCCCCGCAGGACCTGGCGCCGTACCGCGCGGCTCTGGCGCGCCTGACCGGCGATCCGAACCAGCACCTGGTCGTCGCCGTCCGCGCGGACCGCGTCGTGGGCACCCTCCAGCTGACCATCGTCCCGGGCCTCTCCCGCAAGGGAGCCACCCGCTCGATCATCGAGGGCGTGCGCGTCCACGCGGACGAGCGTGGCAGCGGCCTGGGCACCCGGTTCATCGAATGGGCGGTGGAGAAGTCCCGCGCCGAGGAGTGCTCACTGGTCCAGCTGACCTCGGACGTGACCCGGACCGACGCCCACCGCTTCTACGAGCGGCTCGGGTTCACCGCCTCCCACGTCGGGTTCAAGCTGCAGCTCTGA
- the rpsR gene encoding 30S ribosomal protein S18, producing the protein MAKPPVRKPKKKVCAFCKDKTVYVDYKDTNMLRKFISDRGKIRARRVTGNCTQHQRDVATAVKNSREMALLPYTSTAR; encoded by the coding sequence ATGGCGAAGCCGCCTGTGCGCAAGCCTAAGAAGAAGGTCTGCGCGTTCTGCAAGGACAAGACCGTGTACGTGGACTACAAGGACACGAACATGCTGCGGAAGTTCATTTCCGACCGCGGCAAGATCCGTGCCCGCCGCGTTACCGGCAACTGCACGCAGCACCAGCGTGACGTCGCCACGGCAGTGAAGAACAGCCGTGAGATGGCGCTGCTGCCCTACACGTCCACCGCGCGATAA
- a CDS encoding winged helix DNA-binding domain-containing protein: MNPSLPLVSTEERRHRLGRRHRLAPSARAATVVEAADSVVALHATDAATVFLSARARLGEGGPSAVEEALYEDVSLVRLLSMRNTLFAVSAELAPYVDSSTARAIAAKERRTLLKHLDEDGQGLDAGWLAAAETAALDALDAHGPTTGSQLSAAVPALRQKITIGRGKKYEAQTGVATRVIRLLAADGRIRRDRPRGSWTSSQYRWVHTAPWPAVPAAEARAEIARRWLHAYGPATEADLKWWTGWTLTDVRKALAAVGPDQVRLDDGSTALVGPGDTGPEPAPEPWAALLPGLDPTAMGWADRGFHLDPAHRPALFDYAGNIGPTVWWNGEIVGGWAQRPDGEIVWRLLAGPGDAAEEAIAAEAARLASWVGDARITPRFRTPLERELVA, from the coding sequence ATGAACCCCAGCCTCCCGCTCGTCAGCACCGAGGAGCGCCGCCACCGGCTCGGCCGGCGCCACCGCCTGGCTCCCTCGGCACGCGCCGCGACGGTTGTGGAGGCGGCGGACTCCGTCGTCGCCCTGCACGCCACCGACGCCGCGACCGTCTTCCTGTCGGCCCGTGCCCGGCTCGGCGAGGGCGGCCCGAGCGCGGTCGAGGAGGCGCTCTACGAGGACGTCAGCCTGGTGCGGCTGCTCAGCATGCGCAACACGCTCTTCGCGGTCTCCGCGGAACTCGCCCCGTACGTCGACTCCTCGACGGCCCGGGCCATCGCCGCCAAGGAGCGCCGCACCCTCCTCAAGCACCTCGACGAGGACGGACAGGGACTCGACGCCGGCTGGCTGGCCGCGGCGGAGACCGCCGCGCTCGACGCGCTCGACGCCCACGGCCCCACCACCGGCAGCCAGTTGTCCGCCGCCGTGCCGGCCCTGCGCCAGAAGATCACCATCGGCCGGGGCAAGAAGTACGAGGCGCAGACCGGTGTAGCCACCCGTGTCATCCGCCTGCTGGCCGCCGACGGCAGGATCCGCCGCGACCGGCCGCGCGGGTCCTGGACCTCCAGCCAGTACCGCTGGGTCCACACCGCGCCCTGGCCCGCCGTACCCGCCGCCGAGGCCCGCGCGGAGATCGCCCGCCGCTGGCTGCACGCCTACGGCCCGGCCACGGAGGCGGACCTCAAGTGGTGGACCGGCTGGACCCTCACGGACGTCCGCAAGGCCCTGGCCGCCGTGGGCCCCGACCAGGTCCGCCTCGATGACGGCAGCACCGCCCTCGTCGGCCCCGGGGACACCGGTCCCGAGCCGGCCCCGGAGCCCTGGGCGGCGCTGCTGCCCGGACTCGACCCCACCGCCATGGGCTGGGCCGACCGCGGATTCCACCTCGACCCCGCCCACCGGCCCGCCCTCTTCGACTACGCCGGCAACATCGGCCCCACCGTGTGGTGGAACGGCGAGATCGTCGGCGGCTGGGCACAGCGCCCCGACGGCGAGATCGTCTGGCGGCTGCTGGCCGGCCCCGGCGACGCCGCCGAGGAGGCGATCGCCGCCGAGGCAGCCCGGCTCGCCTCGTGGGTGGGCGACGCCCGCATCACCCCGCGGTTCCGCACCCCGCTCGAACGTGAGCTCGTCGCCTGA
- a CDS encoding GNAT family N-acetyltransferase, with protein MIQSELVTPPHITDLPIRALTVDDLHRCADLSEDRGWLREEHRWGLLLAAGDGYGVDAPDGRGLAAACVVTRYGAAHAGPEIAAIGMVLVADRYARRGLGRRLMTHICDDVLKGVPLTLHATPYGRPLYEELGFETTGRAEMLAGPFRPDGAPDSDGTTRVRPATASDLPRILRLDAEVFGADRTHMITRLPAFADQLVVAEDRTGDGTLTGYAAAWPNAHTHVIGPLIAHDIATAQSLITTIALGTDRPLRTDVDVRHEELVAWLKDRGLGSVAFNAVMIRDVPGLPGDWTRRWAPLTLATG; from the coding sequence ATGATCCAGTCTGAACTGGTGACACCACCACACATCACCGATCTGCCGATCCGGGCGCTGACCGTGGACGATCTCCACCGCTGCGCCGACCTGTCCGAAGATCGCGGCTGGCTCCGCGAGGAGCACAGGTGGGGGTTGCTCCTCGCCGCCGGGGACGGCTACGGAGTCGATGCGCCGGACGGCCGGGGACTCGCGGCCGCCTGTGTCGTCACCCGGTACGGCGCCGCCCACGCCGGACCGGAGATCGCCGCCATCGGGATGGTCCTCGTGGCAGACCGCTACGCCCGCCGGGGCCTGGGCCGCCGCCTGATGACACACATCTGCGACGACGTGCTCAAGGGTGTCCCCCTGACCCTGCACGCCACTCCGTACGGACGCCCCCTCTACGAGGAGCTCGGCTTCGAGACCACGGGCCGCGCCGAGATGCTGGCGGGCCCCTTCCGTCCCGACGGCGCCCCGGATTCGGACGGCACCACCCGGGTCCGGCCGGCGACCGCCTCGGACCTCCCGCGCATCCTGCGTCTGGACGCCGAGGTGTTCGGCGCCGACCGCACACACATGATCACCCGGCTGCCCGCCTTCGCCGACCAGCTGGTCGTCGCCGAGGACCGCACCGGAGACGGCACGCTCACGGGATACGCCGCGGCCTGGCCCAACGCGCACACCCATGTCATCGGCCCGCTGATCGCCCACGACATCGCCACCGCCCAGTCCCTGATCACCACGATCGCCCTGGGCACGGACCGGCCGTTGCGCACCGATGTCGACGTTCGCCACGAGGAGCTCGTCGCCTGGCTCAAGGACCGGGGCCTCGGCTCGGTGGCCTTCAACGCCGTCATGATCCGCGACGTCCCCGGCCTGCCCGGCGACTGGACCCGCCGGTGGGCTCCGCTCACCCTGGCCACGGGCTGA